From a single Desulfovibrio sp. ZJ209 genomic region:
- a CDS encoding ribonuclease HII gives MAGRLHAPRPHLPGFSGGLAAPREEPSLVAGIDEAGRGCLAGPVVACAVILPPRFDLPGLTDSKLLGARQREKLAPAIRACAVAWGLGVVWSRRIERVNILEATLEAMARAACTLRTPPALLLIDGNRTIPEDLLLTMWRKAHHGAAPRQRALVGGDRSEPAISAASVLAKTFRDRLMAALGRRWPGYGLERHMGYGTREHLEALRRLGPCPLHRRTFRGVLPADERPAALGAAAWGALC, from the coding sequence ATGGCCGGAAGGCTCCACGCTCCCCGGCCGCATCTGCCCGGATTTTCCGGGGGCCTGGCGGCTCCTCGTGAGGAGCCGTCTCTTGTGGCGGGCATCGACGAGGCCGGCCGCGGCTGCCTCGCCGGGCCCGTGGTGGCCTGCGCCGTCATCCTCCCCCCCCGCTTCGATTTGCCCGGCCTCACCGATTCCAAGCTCCTGGGCGCCCGCCAGCGCGAAAAACTGGCGCCGGCCATCCGCGCCTGCGCCGTGGCCTGGGGCCTGGGCGTGGTCTGGAGCCGGCGCATCGAGCGCGTGAACATCCTTGAGGCCACGCTCGAGGCCATGGCCCGCGCGGCCTGTACGCTCAGGACGCCCCCGGCCCTGCTGCTCATCGACGGCAACAGGACCATCCCCGAAGACCTGCTCCTGACGATGTGGCGCAAGGCGCATCATGGCGCGGCCCCTCGCCAGCGCGCCCTTGTGGGCGGCGACAGGAGCGAACCGGCCATTTCGGCCGCCTCCGTCCTCGCCAAGACCTTCCGTGACCGCCTCATGGCCGCGCTCGGGCGCCGCTGGCCCGGCTACGGCCTTGAACGCCACATGGGCTACGGCACCCGCGAGCATCTGGAAGCCCTGCGGCGCCTCGGCCCCTGCCCCCTCCACCGGCGCACCTTCCGCGGCGTCTTGCCGGCCGATGAAAGGCCCGCAGCCCTGGGCGCCGCGGCATGGGGCGCCCTGTGCTGA
- a CDS encoding YraN family protein, translated as MLKRDGSHIVLGRRGEEAACGLLRRAGLRILDRNWRAGRLELDIVCQDGATVVFVEVKTRSSAERGGPEGALTPAKQRSLSRAAQAWLAAHGAWEAPCRFDVVCLVARDGTFSAEHYRHAFDFAPPLDRRHAAWQPW; from the coding sequence GTGCTGAAGCGGGACGGCAGCCATATCGTCCTCGGGCGCCGGGGCGAGGAGGCGGCCTGCGGCCTTTTGCGCCGGGCCGGGCTGCGCATCCTCGACCGCAACTGGCGCGCCGGGCGCCTCGAGCTCGACATCGTCTGCCAGGACGGCGCCACCGTGGTCTTTGTGGAAGTGAAGACGCGCTCAAGCGCGGAGCGCGGCGGCCCGGAAGGCGCGCTCACGCCCGCCAAGCAACGCAGCCTCTCCCGCGCGGCCCAGGCCTGGCTTGCCGCCCATGGCGCGTGGGAGGCGCCCTGCCGTTTCGATGTCGTCTGCCTCGTGGCCCGCGACGGAACCTTCAGCGCCGAGCACTACCGCCATGCCTTCGACTTCGCCCCGCCTCTGGATCGTCGCCACGCCGCTTGGCAACCCTGGTGA
- the rsmI gene encoding 16S rRNA (cytidine(1402)-2'-O)-methyltransferase produces the protein MPSTSPRLWIVATPLGNPGDLSPRAREVLETADLVLAEDTRRAAALFRRLGLPRRRFLSFYEQNEEERREEVLTALRGGAQVALISDAGTPLVADPGYRLVRACRREGIAVSPVPGASAPVAALSAAGLPPLPFTFLGFLPRDVGGRRALFRAYATVPGSLAFFERKDRLAESLALAAAILGPRELAICRELTKTHEQFLLGRLEDGAELARDLLGEITVIIGPPEGAPERAGEEEARACLRALLEAGLKPREAAREAHSRLSGWSAKELYALIPGLDA, from the coding sequence ATGCCTTCGACTTCGCCCCGCCTCTGGATCGTCGCCACGCCGCTTGGCAACCCTGGTGACCTCTCGCCCCGCGCCCGCGAGGTACTGGAAACAGCCGACCTCGTGCTTGCGGAAGACACGCGCCGCGCGGCCGCGCTCTTTCGCCGCCTGGGCCTGCCCCGCCGCCGCTTCCTGAGTTTTTACGAGCAAAATGAGGAGGAACGCCGCGAGGAGGTGCTCACGGCGCTTCGCGGGGGCGCGCAGGTGGCCCTCATTTCGGATGCCGGCACCCCGCTTGTGGCCGACCCCGGCTACCGGCTGGTGCGCGCCTGCCGCCGCGAGGGCATCGCGGTCTCGCCGGTGCCCGGGGCATCCGCGCCCGTGGCCGCGCTCAGCGCCGCAGGGCTTCCGCCTTTGCCCTTCACCTTTCTGGGCTTCCTGCCACGGGACGTGGGGGGCCGGCGCGCGCTTTTCCGCGCCTATGCCACCGTCCCGGGCTCGCTCGCCTTTTTCGAGCGCAAGGACAGGCTCGCCGAAAGCCTCGCCCTGGCAGCCGCCATCCTCGGCCCGCGCGAGCTTGCCATCTGCCGCGAGCTCACCAAGACGCACGAGCAATTCCTGCTCGGGCGCCTTGAGGACGGCGCGGAACTGGCGCGCGACCTGCTCGGCGAGATCACGGTCATCATCGGGCCGCCCGAAGGCGCCCCGGAACGTGCCGGCGAAGAGGAGGCCCGTGCCTGCCTGCGCGCCCTGCTCGAGGCGGGGCTCAAGCCGCGCGAGGCCGCGCGGGAAGCCCACAGCCGCCTTTCCGGCTGGAGCGCCAAGGAGCTCTATGCGCTCATCCCGGGCCTCGATGCCTGA
- a CDS encoding HPr family phosphocarrier protein, whose product MAHSIRETPRGLALNLVLNLRGGLHARPAARLAKAARRYSADIRCITETGEADAKSMLDLLSLAPPAQAQVLLLANGDDAREALLELGAVFADLQE is encoded by the coding sequence ATGGCCCATTCCATCCGCGAGACGCCCCGGGGCCTCGCCCTGAACCTTGTCCTCAACCTGCGCGGCGGCCTGCACGCACGGCCCGCGGCGCGGCTCGCCAAGGCGGCGCGCCGCTATTCCGCGGATATCCGCTGCATCACCGAGACCGGCGAGGCCGACGCCAAGAGCATGCTCGACCTGCTCTCGCTGGCGCCCCCGGCGCAGGCGCAGGTACTCCTCCTTGCCAATGGCGATGACGCGCGCGAGGCCCTGCTCGAGCTCGGCGCCGTGTTCGCCGACCTGCAGGAATGA